From Paenibacillus sp. PvR098:
GAAAATCAATGAATAGGTCCAGCCATTTGTAACATCATGAATCAGACCAAATAGTGTTGGTCCGGTTGCAGCCATCAAGTATCCTACAGCCTGTGCCATGCCCGATAACTCTGCTGCTTGCTGCGAATCACGGGTTCGGAGTACGAAGAACATCATGGCCAAGCTAAACGCGGTGCCTACTCCAACGCCCATCAGAACCAACCATACCACGATTAGCGATAAATTTCCGCTGAGCAATCCAAGGCATCCAATAATCAAAGAGATACCGGCAGCCACCACCATTCCCCGCTGACTCGAGACTCGGCTTGCCAACACGGGTACGATGAAGGTAATCGGCAGGATAATAAATTGAAGCATGGAAAGCATCCACCCCGCAGTTTCATTGCTCATTCCCCGCTGTTGGAGAATTTCCGGAAGCCATGTGACCAGCATGTAGAATACTAAAGATTGCGATCCCATATAAATGGTTACATTCCAGGCCAAACGTGACCTCCACAGATGACCGCCTGTCTTTTTAACATGAGAGTTAGAACCATGTCGACGATTTCGAAGCTGCGGCAGCCAAATGAGTATCGCGATAAAAGAAAGAAGCGCCCAGCATCCTAGTGCTGCGCCCCAGCCTAACCCTAATCCGCGAGTAATGGGAATGCTGATGCCTGAGGCAACAGCCCCGCATAAGTTCATAGACACCGCATAAATGCCTGTCATCACACCGACTCTTTCAGGAAACTCCCGTTTAATCAGACTGGGTACAAGCACATTGCCCACCGAGATGGCCAATCCTAACAGTAAGGTACCCAGAAAGAGCAGTCCAATCCCAGGAATTGAGCGAATCAATATCCCCACGGTCAGTGCGATCATCCCAGCCAATAAAGTAACTTCAATTCCGATCTTACGGGCGATTCTTGCTGCAAACGGAGAAAGCAGCGCAAAAGCGAGGAGCGGCAAGGTTGTCAAAGTTCCTGCTAATGTATTCGAAATCCCCGTTGCGTTCCGAATTTCTCCAATAATCGGACCGACTGCAGTGAGTGGCGCGCGAAGATTGGCAGCCACCAGAATAATTCCTATAACAAGCATAGAAAAGCCTGCTCGTGAATGTATGCGTGGATTGACTAGTTCCCGATGTAACATGCGTATGTTACTCCTCTCTTTTATCGCCTTGCAGAATATGTCTGGAAGCTTCTATATATGCGCGAACGGCTTCCGCTGCATATTCAGGATCCTGGTCAATGATGGCCTGTACCAAATCGCGGTGTATCTTGATATGAGGCTCCATAAGTACGGAATGATCCAGTACGCTGCCGATCGATACTCTCACGCCTTCCGTGATATGCTCGTATAATTCGGTAAGTACGCTATTGTGAGCAGCAGCAATAATCATTTTGTGCAGGTTCAAGTCAGCCTGCACGTAGCCCTCAATGTCTTTGTTCTCTGATGCGGCATCAAACTCGTCCAAACTTCTGCGCAGCCTTTCAATGTCCTCAGCGGTACGCCGTACAGCCGCCAACCGGGCGGCTTCTTGTTCAAGAGCAAACCGAACCTCTAATGTTTCATCAATGCTAGAGCGCCGTAAGCGGCGCAGTAATACAGCACCGAGAACGCTTGAGGAGCAGACATAGGTACCGTCGCCGGGACGGGCGATGAGCAGTCCTGCATGAACCAGTGACTTCACAGCCTCCCGCACCGTATTTCGGCTTACACCAAGCTGCCGGACAAGGTCCGGCTCTGCCGGAATTCTTAATCCAACCGGCCATGTACCCGATTCTATAAGAAGCTCCATTTGAGCAACGACTTGTTCAACCAGCGTCGTTCGTGACGCTCGTTTAAGCCCCAATATACAAACCCCCAAACATAGGATGTTTAACGCTGATATTATAACTCTATCATCTATCAATATCAATAAAATAGTGTTGATCTGAGATGAAGCTAAGGTGCGAACCGCCAAAAAAGCCACTGAATTGCTCATTCAGTGGCTGGTGCTATTATTTTAACCCCCACGACCGATTCCTTTATCGAAAGTGTGATCTTCCAAACTATGAATTAACTCTCCATGGCTACGTGAGGTTTCAATTGAAATGACATCAGCCTCCAGCGTACATATAGCATCGCTAATATCATAAATCACGATACTTCACGACGGAACCCGCCTTAAAATAACGTGTTTTGTCGAATGATATGGACAGATACAAAAATTTGGGAACCAAGAGGTACACAATCATGAGGCTCGTGACGAAAACCAGATTGGACTATCTTCAAACTCTGATTCAGTCCATGGGATATGACAAAGCACACAAAGAGGCCCTGCATATCCTTGAATCCATTACAAGAGATATTGAGGAAAATTATGCGGAAATACGCAGACCGATCCGGCTGCCTGAGAAGCTTAAGAATCGGTCTGAAGAGGAATCGTGATTTACTAAATCATTGAGTCCGTTTATTCATTTAAGTCCAGCGACAGCAAATACTTTATCAAAGCCGGTTTTGGAGCGCAAAATCAGGATTTCCGGTGAATCCTTCGGCATCGAGGGCGTCAATATTTCCTGAGCAACGACGCCTTTGTAACCGATGTAATGTAAACCGCTCAGAAAATCGGCTAGAGGAATTACTCCTTCCCCGAGGTACAGACGGTCGTTATCCAGCACTTCTTCCACCGGTACGTTCGGCGCGTTAATATGTACATACACGATTTGACTTGCTTCAGCTGCTTCATTTCCACCACGGATAAGCCGTTCGTATACCAAGGATACTTCCAGCGTGCACCCATTTGTTCGTAGATTGATTTATCTTAAGTCCCATCGGATGTCCTCTCCAATTCACAATGATAAGGCAACAAACTTTTTTTGTTACATTTATGTAAACTATGTTTACACTCAGGAACGGTTGAGTGTAAAATAAGCAAAAAAGCGAAATCGGGTGAGCATCATGAGAATTGGCTTCCGTACCATCAAGACCGCGATAGGCGTAAGTCTCTCTATCTTGTTGGCCCAAGCCATGCAGCTGGAATATTACACGGCTGCGGGGATTTTAACCCTGCTGTGCATTCAAAAATCCCGCAAGCAGTCCGCTCAGGCCGTGATCAGCCGCCTATTCGCCTGTTTGGCGGGACTCCTGTTTTCAAGCCTTTTATTCGAATTAATCGGATACCAGCCCTATTCATTTCTAGTGCTTCTACTGTTATTTATCCCCTTCTGCGTCCGCTTTCGGATACAAGAAGGCATCGCCAGCAGCTCCGTCATTGTCATGCATGTCTATATGCAGGGAACAATTGAGCCTGCCTTTTTTTTAAATGAAATTCTTGTGATGATCATCGGGCTCGGTATAGGATTACTGATCAATTGGTATATGCCTAGTATCGATAAAGAGCTAAACCGGTACAAAGAAGAAGTGGATCAACTGATCTCTGGAATTTTGACTGAAATAGCCTGCTACTTGAAAGAGGGCTATACACTTTGGGACGGGAAGGAACTGCTTCAGCTGTCAGATGCTCTGCAGAAGGCCAAGCGATTGGCTGCTCTGGATGCGGAGAACAACCTGCATCGAAAGGAAAATTCCTATGAGCATTACTTTCAATTCAAGCAGCAGCAGTATGATATTCTCGAACGGATGCTTCCTTCCATTTCTAGAATCACCGTACAGATGGAACAGGGAATTCGAATTGGGGATTTCGTTCAAAATTTGAGTCTCCACTTGAATAACAGGAACCAAATGGCCCATTTTCGCGAAACGCTTCGTGATATTAGGGAGTACCATAAGCAGCTGCCTTTGCCGGAGTCGAGACATGAATTCGAGAATCGAGCCAGTCTCTACGCTGTAGCCAATGAACTAGAACGTTTCATTAACACGATCTAAGCAAGGCTTCAGGTCATCGACTGCACCGCGGTTGTGCCGTTATTTTATATGGGCAACTTCCACAGCAGTCATCTTCAGGAACAAATGGAAATACATTAATAATAATCTATGCATGGGAAAGGGTTGTTAATCTATGTATTCTAATCAACCTTGGTATCCGTCTCCGTTGATGGCTGCATCCTCTGTTCACGATACCTGCCACATCATTGAAGTCTCGGGAGAAGGAACGGTAACCGCCCCTCCCGACAGAGCCATTATTGAATTAGGCGTCATCACTGAGAACCCAAGCCTCACGATTGCCCAAAAGGACAATGCAGCCGCCATAGCAAATATAGTTCATTCCCTGATACAGCTAAACATTCCAGAAGAACATATCCAAACGGTAAGTTACCGAATCGAAATCCAATATCATTATGCAGACGGGAAACAAATCTTTAGAGGCTATCAAGTGAATCACATGCTTCAAATCACTTTGAGTCAGGTTGATCAGACAGGGCTTGTTGTCGACACCGCTGTTAATCATGGCGCTAACACCGTATCCAGTATACGATTCAGCATAGCCCGCCCCGAGATCTACTATAACCATTCCCTTACGTTAGCCCTGAAAAATGCCGAAAGTAAAGCCATGACTATTGCACGAACACTAGGTGCAAGCCTTGTTAGACATCCGATAAAAGTCCTAGAAGAAACTCCCACGCGCGAACCCAGACCTTATCAGGCCTCGCTTTATGCTGAAAGCGCAACCGCCACGCCGATCCAACCGGGAGAATTGAAAATTACTGCCGCAATAAAGGTTCACTATGCATATCAGTAACGTTAATGCTGCTTCGCACTTCTTTCCACCCTATGCTCCATAAGGTAAGCGATATACACTTCATCTCGAACTAACCAGGCGGAATAATTTCTTTTCACGAAACGCTCCGCCTCTTCAAACGTCGAATAGTGTTCATTCAACTCGTTACCGTCGACATCGATTTCCCATCCAGCTCCAGAAGGGAAAATGAACACCTTTTGGTCTTTGCGGTTCTCATAAAGCGATCCATAGACCGATTTTTTCAAATTGAAAGTATTGCGGAAGGCATCCATACGCATCGGTTCCAGCGGAAAGGTCTTGGCAACATAGAGTCTATAGGCCTCCTCCGTCATTGAGCAGCCAGACGCTTTGGCATGTCCTCCCCCGCCATAAAGAGCGGCGATTTCTGAAACGTCTACATGATCGTGAATGGTTCGAAAGCTGATCCTTTTCCCGCCCAAGTTCATGATCGCGACGTAATCCAAGTGGGGGTTTTCTTTGCCTAGCTCGTTTCCCAGTTCAGAATGGTACGATTCTGCATGAACGATACCTACATAATAATCATGAATACGGGTTTGAATGATTTCCCGTTTTTTTCTCCGAACATAGCGATCAATTTTTTCTTCTTCAATATCCAGTATTTTTTCTTCAAATTCATCAAACATAAAGCGCTCGCCTTGTTTGAGGCGCTCCACCATTTTGTCCTCAAATTCATCAATGGATAGGATATTAAAAAGATCGTGAAGCCTCTTGGCCCGCAGTTCCCCATGTCTTTCCCATTCCCACGTGTCATACTGTCGGACCAGCTCGACGAATTCATCTAACCCCTTGGTAGGCTTTAGCAAACCGTTCTGAACAAGGTACTCATAAAACAGCGAAGTGGCGCTGGCCAACTTCCCATTCTCATACTCCACCTGAACCATTCCCCAAGGATACTTATTATAATGAAGCGCCGTCTTGTGATGATCAATCAGCTTAACTTTGCCGCCCGCTTTTGAAAATTCATCTAGCCCTTTTTCATTCTCTTCATTCACGGACAGATCGGTAATATACAAAACCTTGTTTTTTCTTGATCTCTCTAAAAATCGCTCCACTTGTACATTTAAGCCTCCAACGGAGTTGTACCGGATTTCCACTTGATGTCCAAAAGCACAACGGGCGACAATGCCGCAGCCCAACCCGTCCAGATCATTATGAGTATACAAAAGATACAACCTTCGACAGCTCCCTATGATAGATTTTTTTCCTATGAATACAAAGATAAAATTCCCCTGAACGAATTACTCTATTCCGTCTACAGCAAAAAAAGGCATGCAGCAGCATGCCTTGACGATCCGAAGCGTAAATACTAGGATGGAACGTTTAGAGCGGTTTGAATATTGTTAATATCAAGCTGTATTTGTTCATTCACATTGTATGGATGGTAATACCCTCTTTGCACCATATAATTGGTGATTTGTTCGTGAGTAGCTATAGCTTCCTCAAGATGCTTACGCAACACCGTTTTGATCTCCGGCGTGGTCGTTTCCGTTAGAGCAAGGGAGTACATTTTTATGCCTGTTTTGGCCGCGAGAAGAAAATCGGTTGCTACCACTTGATCTGTTAACGTATTTAATCCGGTCATATGCTCAAGAATCGTATTCATGTAATCTCTCCCCCTATTGGATCGCCGTGGACAATAACCCATTTAATTCTTGCATTTGTCTGGTGGATACCTGAACGTCTTGTTGTAATATTTGTAATAACTCTTGATCGGAAACGAGGGCTTGCATGGTTTTGGATTTGGTCATGCAAACCGTTTTAAATGCGGCGATTTCATGAAGCTCAAGAGTTTCGTGCAATCCGAATGTTCTGTTCATTATGAGATTACCTCCAAGTATCAATCAACATTTATGGTTTAAGGACGACCTTAATGCATCCGTCCGTTCTGGTGTCGAAAATTTCATAGCCGCGCTTCGCTTCGCTAAGAGGTATTACATGCGTGACTATATCCCCTGGATCAACCTTGCCTTCCGCAATCAAATTGTACATATGGGGCATATAGTGGATAACCGGAGCCTGTCCGGATCGGATGTTAATGTTCCGTTGAAAGATATCTCCCAGCGGAAACGCGTTGTATCTTGCTCCGTACGCACCTGTGATTTGAATTGTACCGCCTTTTCGTACAGCTTGCGAGGCGATAACGACGGCTCCCATTGCACCGCCTTGCAGCTTCAATCCCGTGGCTAGAAACTCCATTGGAGTCATCTTTCCGCTCATGCCGACACAGTCAATGACAACGTCCGCCCCGCCCTTGGTGATTTCTTTCAAATGATTCCCGATATTAGGCTCTTGTTCAAAATTGACGGTTTCCACCTTATTGGTCCGCTTTGCATGGGCTAAACGGTAATCGACATAATCGACCGCGATGACGCGTTTGGCGCCTTTAAGCCAAGCGAATTTTTGCGCCAATAATCCGACTGGACCACAACCAAGGACAATAACGGTATCCCCATCCTTTACACCGGCGTTATCGACACTCCAATAAGCGGTGGACATGGCATCTGCGATTAGACATAGCTTCTCGTCTTCGACTTCGCTATCATCGGGAATCTTGAAAGAGGTAAAATTCGCATAGGGAACCCTCAAGAATTCCGCTTGCCCTCCAGCATACCCTCCCATCGTCTCGGAATAACCGAAATAAGCTCCCATATCCCCGTGCGCGTTTGAGTTGTCGCATTGACTTTCTAATTCATGCGTGCAAAAAAAACATTCGCCGCAAGCGATATTAAAAGGGATGATCACGCGGTCCCCTTTTTTGAGTTTGGTTACATTGGGCCCGACCTCTTCCACAATCCCCATAGGTTCATGACCGATAATATAATCTTGAGGCATATTGGGAACCATGCCGTGAATGAGATGTAAATCCGAACCGCAAATGGCAGTTGATGTCAGCCTAACAATCATATCGTCTGCTTTTTCAATTTTCGGATCCTGAACTTCTTTAACCTCTACCTCTTTGATTCCTTGGAACGTAACGGCTTTCATTTAGGGTTTCCTCCAATGTTATTTATCCGGCGTAGCGAACAAGCCTAGTCTTGCGGTATCTTTTGGAAAAAGCTCCATTTGTGCGATTTGTACTGTTGTTTTAGCCGATTTCATATCCAGCTGGTATTGCTCGTTCAGATGATAAGGATGCAGCCATCCTTTATTTAACATGAGCTGAGATACTTCCTCATGCAGGGCAAGCGCTTCATTCAGTTGATTGTGTACCATCGTTCTTGCTTCTGGGGTTATCGTCTCCGTTAACGCAACAGCACAATTACGAACCGCATTTTTAGCGGATAAAAGAAAATCCAGCGCAAAGGATGAATCGGCAAGATCTGGCATGCCCACGGAGTTAATCGGATCTAAATAATCCTGGTTCATCGTTAGTTTCACCTCTGTTTAATGAATAGGAGCTTTGCTATATAGACTTTGAAGATCTTGAATGTCTTTGATCGACTGCTGTACGTCTTTTTGCATCAATGCCTTCAGGTCTCTGTCAAAAACCAAACCTTGCATCATTTTGGATTTGGCCAAGCAAATGGTTTTGAAATTGAGCAGCTCATGGATCTCCATCGATTCATGTGGGGCTAAATGCTGTTGAGTCATCATCATCACCTCCGGTTACCTCAACATGGTTATGATCTCCTTAAAAATTTCAGTAATTCCATTCCTTATTGTGATTAAAAGAGCCCCATTTTACTCATAAAAAAAACCACTTACCTTTTATATTGGGGTAAGTGGTGTCGAACCTAACCATTTGTTTTAGGAAACGGCTGCTTGAGGCTTTTCAAACTTTCGGATCACGTCATCCGTTGAAGCGATTTCAGCTATGCAGAAGGACAGGCTGGTCAGAACGGCTTTTTGGATATCTTCGGCACTCATGGCACCGGCGCCCAAATCAGGATGATCCATTGTCCCATTGGCATCTGATACAAAAATGACTTTGTAATCTCGGAACTGAGCATCTCTTGCCGTTGACTCGCAACACATATTGGTTACGGTTCCGGTTATTATGAGTGTGTCAATTCCTCGATTTCGAAGTTGAGTCTCAAGGTCGGTATTGTAAAATGCGCTGTACCGATGTTTTTTGATTAACAAATCCCCTTTTTGCGGTGCAATATCATCAATAATATCTACCCCAGACGTTCCATCCACCAAAGCGGTTTGATTCCCAATCGGTGGCCAGAACTGCTCCATTAATCCCATATCTCCCCGATCTTCCCCATGAACATGAGCCGTATAGATAACGGTTACGCCATTTTCCCTGGAATAGTCTATTAGTTTTTTCATATTTGGCAGCATATCAAAGGCCATGGGAACATACATAGGAGCTCCCGGTTTCACAAAATCATTTTCCATATCGATGACGAGAAGCGCCACTTTTCTCGGATTATCAATCGAAAACTTCATTTAGAATCCCTCCCAAGATATAATTTTCCGGAATAAAATGCGTAGATGAAGATGAACTTTTTCTTGTATCGCTAAAAGCTTTCTCGTTCCCCTGAAAGAAATTCTTCCGTGCGGACATCAATATCTTTTTGGTCTATCATACCGGTTTCAACTACGAGCCGCTCCAATGCCGCCATCCAATGGTCATAATAATTCCAGGCCTCAGCATCCTTAGATTCAGCGCTTTCCCACTCACCGATTTCTTCGACTAGACGGGTCCGGAAGTCATCCCATGAGGTATAATGCTTTTGGTCGTACAACGCAATGGCCATCCCAAACGAGCGGCTTTCCCAAGGCTCCTGAAAATTCAGTTCTCCGTTTTTCCGGGGAGGTGTGACTCCCTCAGGCATATACGCGAGCCACGTCTCAGCCGATTGAACTTCACAGCTTTTTTCCATTGTGGTCCTCCTTTTACGCAGTAACCGCGGGGGGCTGTACTTGTACGACCCCAATCATAGAATCTCGGGTAACGATCGCGGCAAGCTCGTCCTCAGACATACTTTCCGTTCCCGGGGGTCTTTGGGGCAATACCAAATACCTCATTTCCGCGCTGCTGTCCCATACCCGGAGTTCTGTTGTATCCGGCAGCTCCAAACCAAATTCCCGAAGCACCTCTCTCGGCTCTTTAACAATTCGGGAACGATAGGCCGGTTCTTTGTACCATGCGGGAGGCAGACCAAGCAAGGTCCAAGGATAGCACGAACACAGGGTGCAGCATACCAC
This genomic window contains:
- a CDS encoding oligoribonuclease, translated to MYLLYTHNDLDGLGCGIVARCAFGHQVEIRYNSVGGLNVQVERFLERSRKNKVLYITDLSVNEENEKGLDEFSKAGGKVKLIDHHKTALHYNKYPWGMVQVEYENGKLASATSLFYEYLVQNGLLKPTKGLDEFVELVRQYDTWEWERHGELRAKRLHDLFNILSIDEFEDKMVERLKQGERFMFDEFEEKILDIEEEKIDRYVRRKKREIIQTRIHDYYVGIVHAESYHSELGNELGKENPHLDYVAIMNLGGKRISFRTIHDHVDVSEIAALYGGGGHAKASGCSMTEEAYRLYVAKTFPLEPMRMDAFRNTFNLKKSVYGSLYENRKDQKVFIFPSGAGWEIDVDGNELNEHYSTFEEAERFVKRNYSAWLVRDEVYIAYLMEHRVERSAKQH
- a CDS encoding spore coat protein, whose protein sequence is MNQDYLDPINSVGMPDLADSSFALDFLLSAKNAVRNCAVALTETITPEARTMVHNQLNEALALHEEVSQLMLNKGWLHPYHLNEQYQLDMKSAKTTVQIAQMELFPKDTARLGLFATPDK
- a CDS encoding SIMPL domain-containing protein (The SIMPL domain is named for its presence in mouse protein SIMPL (signalling molecule that associates with mouse pelle-like kinase). Bacterial member BP26, from Brucella, was shown to assemble into a channel-like structure, while YggE from E. coli has been associated with resistance to oxidative stress.), translating into MYSNQPWYPSPLMAASSVHDTCHIIEVSGEGTVTAPPDRAIIELGVITENPSLTIAQKDNAAAIANIVHSLIQLNIPEEHIQTVSYRIEIQYHYADGKQIFRGYQVNHMLQITLSQVDQTGLVVDTAVNHGANTVSSIRFSIARPEIYYNHSLTLALKNAESKAMTIARTLGASLVRHPIKVLEETPTREPRPYQASLYAESATATPIQPGELKITAAIKVHYAYQ
- a CDS encoding aromatic acid exporter family protein, whose protein sequence is MRIGFRTIKTAIGVSLSILLAQAMQLEYYTAAGILTLLCIQKSRKQSAQAVISRLFACLAGLLFSSLLFELIGYQPYSFLVLLLLFIPFCVRFRIQEGIASSSVIVMHVYMQGTIEPAFFLNEILVMIIGLGIGLLINWYMPSIDKELNRYKEEVDQLISGILTEIACYLKEGYTLWDGKELLQLSDALQKAKRLAALDAENNLHRKENSYEHYFQFKQQQYDILERMLPSISRITVQMEQGIRIGDFVQNLSLHLNNRNQMAHFRETLRDIREYHKQLPLPESRHEFENRASLYAVANELERFINTI
- a CDS encoding MFS transporter is translated as MLVIGIILVAANLRAPLTAVGPIIGEIRNATGISNTLAGTLTTLPLLAFALLSPFAARIARKIGIEVTLLAGMIALTVGILIRSIPGIGLLFLGTLLLGLAISVGNVLVPSLIKREFPERVGVMTGIYAVSMNLCGAVASGISIPITRGLGLGWGAALGCWALLSFIAILIWLPQLRNRRHGSNSHVKKTGGHLWRSRLAWNVTIYMGSQSLVFYMLVTWLPEILQQRGMSNETAGWMLSMLQFIILPITFIVPVLASRVSSQRGMVVAAGISLIIGCLGLLSGNLSLIVVWLVLMGVGVGTAFSLAMMFFVLRTRDSQQAAELSGMAQAVGYLMAATGPTLFGLIHDVTNGWTYSLIFLLAAALLLMFSGYGAASGYVTSKETP
- a CDS encoding nitrile hydratase accessory protein yields the protein MEKSCEVQSAETWLAYMPEGVTPPRKNGELNFQEPWESRSFGMAIALYDQKHYTSWDDFRTRLVEEIGEWESAESKDAEAWNYYDHWMAALERLVVETGMIDQKDIDVRTEEFLSGERESF
- a CDS encoding spore coat protein; protein product: MTQQHLAPHESMEIHELLNFKTICLAKSKMMQGLVFDRDLKALMQKDVQQSIKDIQDLQSLYSKAPIH
- a CDS encoding spore coat protein gives rise to the protein MNTILEHMTGLNTLTDQVVATDFLLAAKTGIKMYSLALTETTTPEIKTVLRKHLEEAIATHEQITNYMVQRGYYHPYNVNEQIQLDINNIQTALNVPS
- a CDS encoding isochorismatase family cysteine hydrolase, with amino-acid sequence MKFSIDNPRKVALLVIDMENDFVKPGAPMYVPMAFDMLPNMKKLIDYSRENGVTVIYTAHVHGEDRGDMGLMEQFWPPIGNQTALVDGTSGVDIIDDIAPQKGDLLIKKHRYSAFYNTDLETQLRNRGIDTLIITGTVTNMCCESTARDAQFRDYKVIFVSDANGTMDHPDLGAGAMSAEDIQKAVLTSLSFCIAEIASTDDVIRKFEKPQAAVS
- a CDS encoding FadR/GntR family transcriptional regulator, which translates into the protein MGLKRASRTTLVEQVVAQMELLIESGTWPVGLRIPAEPDLVRQLGVSRNTVREAVKSLVHAGLLIARPGDGTYVCSSSVLGAVLLRRLRRSSIDETLEVRFALEQEAARLAAVRRTAEDIERLRRSLDEFDAASENKDIEGYVQADLNLHKMIIAAAHNSVLTELYEHITEGVRVSIGSVLDHSVLMEPHIKIHRDLVQAIIDQDPEYAAEAVRAYIEASRHILQGDKREE
- a CDS encoding zinc-dependent alcohol dehydrogenase, giving the protein MKAVTFQGIKEVEVKEVQDPKIEKADDMIVRLTSTAICGSDLHLIHGMVPNMPQDYIIGHEPMGIVEEVGPNVTKLKKGDRVIIPFNIACGECFFCTHELESQCDNSNAHGDMGAYFGYSETMGGYAGGQAEFLRVPYANFTSFKIPDDSEVEDEKLCLIADAMSTAYWSVDNAGVKDGDTVIVLGCGPVGLLAQKFAWLKGAKRVIAVDYVDYRLAHAKRTNKVETVNFEQEPNIGNHLKEITKGGADVVIDCVGMSGKMTPMEFLATGLKLQGGAMGAVVIASQAVRKGGTIQITGAYGARYNAFPLGDIFQRNINIRSGQAPVIHYMPHMYNLIAEGKVDPGDIVTHVIPLSEAKRGYEIFDTRTDGCIKVVLKP